One window of Phycisphaerae bacterium genomic DNA carries:
- a CDS encoding ABC transporter ATP-binding protein, with translation MLNATSISKHYSTRAGELVVLRDVSLTLEPGQSAAILGPSGSGKSTLLNILGTLEPPTTGRLRLGDCDPFALAARDLARFRNRHIGFVFQDHHLLPQCSVLENVLLPTLAGTPAPAAADRAQRLLAQVGLADRLDHRPAELSGGEKQRAALARALVNRPTLVLADEPTGNLDSATTNTVGALLARLPRDEQVILIVVTHSPMLAARFDCRYELTDGVLHPQPPA, from the coding sequence ATGCTGAACGCCACCTCCATCTCCAAACACTATTCGACGCGCGCTGGCGAACTCGTGGTCCTGCGCGACGTTTCGCTCACCCTGGAACCCGGCCAATCCGCGGCCATCCTCGGCCCCTCCGGCTCCGGCAAGAGCACCCTGCTCAACATCCTCGGCACGCTCGAGCCGCCGACCACCGGGCGCTTGCGGCTCGGCGACTGCGACCCCTTCGCGCTCGCTGCCCGCGACCTGGCCCGATTCCGCAATCGCCACATCGGGTTCGTCTTCCAGGATCATCACCTGCTCCCCCAATGCTCCGTGCTTGAGAACGTGCTGCTGCCCACGCTCGCCGGCACACCCGCACCCGCTGCCGCCGATCGCGCGCAGCGCCTGCTCGCCCAGGTCGGACTTGCGGACCGTCTCGATCACCGCCCAGCCGAGCTCTCCGGCGGCGAGAAACAGCGCGCCGCGCTGGCCCGCGCGCTCGTCAATCGCCCGACACTCGTGCTCGCCGACGAGCCCACCGGCAACCTCGACAGCGCGACCACCAACACCGTGGGTGCCTTGCTCGCGCGCTTGCCGCGCGACGAGCAGGTCATCCTGATCGTCGTCACGCATAGCCCGATGCTCGCGGCCCGCTTCGACTGCCGGTACGAGCTCACCGACGGCGTGCTGCACCCGCAGCCGCCCGCGTAG